In Coleofasciculus chthonoplastes PCC 7420, the genomic window GGCGAGAGGGAGTTGGGAAGCAGAGGAGCTGGGGGAGCTGGGGGAGCAGGGGAAGCTGGGGAAGCAGGGGAAGCTGGGGAAGCAGGGGAAGCTGGGGAAGCAGAGGGAGTTGGGAAAGCTGGGGGAGCAGAGGAAGCAGGGGAAGCAGAGGGAGTTAACTCAAAACCCTGTCCTCGAAGGAAGTGAAGGAGAAGAGAAGGATCAAAACCAGGTTCCCTTCGAGCGAAGCGAAGGGTCAACACTTAACACTTCCCCAATTGAATGGATTGGTTTACTTCCAGGGTCAAAACCTGCCAAATTGATTCAGGGAGTACCATTAGGGTTAGCTATTGCTGAACACATTCACAAAGTTAGACCTCAAACCCGTTTTTTGATTCCTGTTGCACCAACCTTAGATTTACCCACGCTAGCCCGTTTTGCTGATCCCTACGAAAATCCCCTGATTCAGAAATTAGGATGGGGGGCGGCGAGATTGGTGATGCTAGATGGGGGAGATGAGGGCGAGTTTAGCAATATCCGGGTGACAGACAACGATAGTAGTGAAACCCACCCCTACAGTCAAAATCAGGTTTCTTTGAGCGAAGTCTCTACATTATTCAGGGCGGGTTTTGAACCCAAGTTATCATCACCCACGAAACAAAATTCCCTAAACCTACCCCTACACTCAAGACTCCAAATGGCGAGTGGTGTAACGGTAGAACTGACAACTGAATTCCCTGCCCACGAGATTTTATCCCAATGCTGTCTGTGCTTAACCACAGTGGGAGCGAATACGGCGGAATTAGGTTCCCTCGGTGTACCAATGATCGTTTTATTACCCACCCAGCAACTGGATGCGATGCGGGCTTGGGATGGATTACCCGGATTGTTAGCCCGGTTACCCGGAGTAGGAACAAGCTTTGCCAAACTGATTAATTGGCTGATTCTGCAACAAAAACGCCTATTTGCGTGGCCCAATATTTGGGCAAAAGCGGAAATTGTGCCAGAAGTCGTGGGTCAACTGAAACCTCAGGATGTGGCACAATTGGTACTTGAGTATTTAGAGCATCCCCAAAAACTAGAAGACATGCGATCGCGCTTACGGGCAGTCCGGGGTGAATCAGGTGCCGCCCAAAAGTTAGCGCAATTGGTGCAAGAGGAACTCACTAATCCCCAACCACCAATGACAAATGACAAATAACTATTTTGGAGTTAACGTGTCAAGCATAACCCTAGTAGTGATATCATCCTCCTACAGGGTAATCACATCACCGAGCGACGTTGCCCATCGTCTTCTGCTATTGGGAGTCCATATTGTATTGGAGCTTTTTGCTATCGTGAACGCGACTGAAACCCCAACCCTACCAGCGCTGCAAACTGAAGTGTCTCGCCTTCGGGAAGAGTTACATCTGAGAGATCAGCTCGTGCAGCAACTCTCTCAAGAGCTATTTCGCTTGGTTAAAGGCAATGCGAACTTTAAACCGCCAGCCGAGGTTTCTGAGCGTCATCAAGCCCAAATGCGAGTCTTGCGCGAACAGTTGCAAGATGTGGAGCAGCAAGTTAGATTTTACCAAGAGCAGATTACGACTCGCGATCAAGAAATTTATCAGTTGCGCCAGTCTGTGCAAGAATTAACTGACCGTTCTCGCATGTTAGAGCAGGTGGTTCAGGAGCTACCCCAAATTTATCGCCAGAAGTTCGCTGAACGCATGGCACCGGTGAGAGAGAAGGTGAGTCGGTTACAACGAGAGAATCGCCAACTTCATGCTGAGTTGCAAAGTGTCAGCTATCGGCTAGCGGTCAGGAATCGCAATATCACCCATGTTGACTTACCTAGCTTTGGGCGTCCGACGAATAGCCCAATTCCTACCTTTGGTAGCGTTTAGAAAGCTGTTCAGCATTTGGATTGGGTACTAGTAGCGAGCAAGATTTGGGTACTAGTAGCGAGCAAGATGCTCACACTACAAGGATGAGAGCCATTGTTGATATGCATCATAGCGGATCAGCATGGCTTTCCTATCGTAAGACAGATGTATTGAACCTACTATCTTCGTTGAAATAAAGTCAGGCAAGGCTTTTGGGCTAAACAGCAACCCAATTTCAACCAGTCGTCAGAGAATTAGCCTCTAAGCGTTATTAGCTGGCTATCTTGCCTGTTTCTATATTTATGCCTACCCATACGGCAGATCCAGAAATTCAACAAGACCCCATTCGCTTCAAAAATCTCCGGGGGAAAGCCGAAGCCCAGTTGGTTGAGAAGGGTATGCGCCCAGCCGATGCCCAAGAACTGCT contains:
- a CDS encoding Npun_F5560 family protein, whose product is MNATETPTLPALQTEVSRLREELHLRDQLVQQLSQELFRLVKGNANFKPPAEVSERHQAQMRVLREQLQDVEQQVRFYQEQITTRDQEIYQLRQSVQELTDRSRMLEQVVQELPQIYRQKFAERMAPVREKVSRLQRENRQLHAELQSVSYRLAVRNRNITHVDLPSFGRPTNSPIPTFGSV